The candidate division WOR-3 bacterium nucleotide sequence TATCGGGCATAAAGATGTGTATAATTGGTACAGAAAATACTACAATCCATCCAATGCAATAATTGTTGTTAGCGGGGATGTAAATAGGGAAGAGGTAGTAAAACTTGTGAAAAAATATTATGGTAGAATAAAGGGTATACCGGTAAAAGAAATCGAATATCATGAATCTCCACAAAATGGTGAGAGAAGATTTAAATTGTACAGGGATGTAAATTTTCCAGTTCTGGCGATAAATTACCGAACAGTCTCAATCACTCATTCTGATGTTTATGCCCTTGATGTTATGAGTAAGATACTTTCTTATGGCAAATCATCAAGGTTTGAAAGAATTCTTGTTCGCGAAAAAGGTCTTGCCACAAATATAAATTTATATCATTCTCCTGCAAAATACGACGGTACATTGTTTATCTTCGCTATACCTCAGGCAAGCCTTAATATTGAAGAACTTGAAAAGGAAATATATTCCGAAATTGATAGATTAAAAAAGGGCGATATAAGCGATGCTGACATAGAGAAGGCAAAGAATCAAACCCTTGCTCAATTTATCTTTCGCCAGGATTCACCCACCGGTATGGGTTTTACAATTGGATACTGGGAGATTATGAGTGGTTCCTGGCAGAATATTAATATCTATCCTCAGAAAATCCTTGAGGTAACAAAGAATGATGTTGCTCGTGTTGCCGACAGGTATTTAACCGAAGATAACAGGACAGTTGGGTATTTACTGCCCCGGAGGTAGTGATGATAAAAAAATTCATTTATTTTTTGTTAAGTTTGGTTGTATTTTTGAATTTTGCTTTCGCATTCAATATTCAAAGGGATACACTTGAAAATGGTTTTGTGATACTTTTAAGTGAAGCCCACAAAATCCCGATGGTTGAACTTAAAATTGTTGTCAAATCAGGTAGTGTGTATGATCCATTAGGTAAAGAAGGTCTCGCAAACCTAACGGCAAAGATGTTATTAAGGGGTACAGAACTTCATAAAGGTGATGAATTGATTGAAAAAATTGAATATCTCGGTGCAAATATTGATGTAAATACACAAGAAGATTATATTGAAATCTCGGGTCGTGTATTGAGCAAAGATTTATATATATTATTGGATATTGTCTCAGAATGCTTGCAAAGACCTTCTTTTGATACTACCGAATTTAAGAGATTGCAAAGACAGACATATTCAGAAATTTTAAGCCAGTTGGATGACCCATTTTATGTTGGGCAGGTTGCGTTTAGAAGATTCCTTTTCGGGACACACCCACTTAATCATGACCCACTCGGTTTTGATACTACAATTAAAAAGATTAACATTGAGGATGTAAAGAGTTTTTATAACACTTATTATGCGCCGAATAATACGGCAATCATACTCGTCGGAGATTTTAACACCGATTCAGTAAAATGTGAGATTAAAAAATATTTCTCTAACTGGAGGAGAAAAGAAATTCCTGTTTTTTCTGCTCAATTGCCTGACTCTAAAGGAAAGAAAGGGATGATAATAAACAAAGATATATCGCAATCTTACATCTTCCTCGGATTTTTTGGTCCAAATAATAAAATACCAGATTGGATGCCGACAAGGGTGATGAACTATATCTTGGGTGGTTCAGGATTGACTTCAAGGCTTGCTACCGAAATCCGCGAAAAGCGCGGGCTTGCTTATAGCGTATATTCATTTTTTGCCCGTTATAATTTTGGTGGCTATTTTATTGCTGGGGTTCAAACCAAGAATGAGTCTGCAAACGAGGCGATTAATTTGATTTTACAGGAAATAAAAAAGGTAAAAGAAGGTGTTAGCAATGATGAACTTGAACGGGCAAAAAAGTACTATATCGGAAATTTCCCATTGAATTTTGACACCTACCGGGAGATGACAAACTTCATTACCAGAATTGAGATTGAAAATTTGGGGCTTAATTATCCTGATAGATACGAACAAATGGTTAAAAATGTTACGATAAACGACATAAAAGAGGCAGCAAATAAATATCTCAAGACAAATGAGGTTTGTCTCGTCATTGTAGGGAATGTTAATAAAAATATGATTAAGTTAGAGGATATAGAGTGGGATAAATAACACCTGTTCTTTATTTTTTTAATATACTCAAAAATGCCCTTACAACCTTGGGGTCAAATTGTGTGCCACTGCCTTCTTTCAGTCTTTTAATTGCTTCGTTTTTGCTTAATGCCTTACGATAAGGTCTGTCCGTGGTCATCGCATCATATGCATCAGCAACTGCGATTATCCTTGCACCGATAGGTATTTCATTTCTTTTAAGTCCATTAGGATAGCCATTACCATCGTACCTTTCATGTTCGT carries:
- a CDS encoding pitrilysin family protein yields the protein MIINLTLLILSFSPIQVYEHQLDNGLKILVYEDHFAPVVATQIHYKVGSYNEFLGCTGISHLLEHMAFRGTKNYGPKEYDRIIDEAGGEENAFTSTHQTVYWANLYKDRYELELMLEADRMQNLLIAEKEFIPEKGVVMEERRLGENDPYGNLFEMMDQMTYLYAPYRNPTIGYMVDLQNIGHKDVYNWYRKYYNPSNAIIVVSGDVNREEVVKLVKKYYGRIKGIPVKEIEYHESPQNGERRFKLYRDVNFPVLAINYRTVSITHSDVYALDVMSKILSYGKSSRFERILVREKGLATNINLYHSPAKYDGTLFIFAIPQASLNIEELEKEIYSEIDRLKKGDISDADIEKAKNQTLAQFIFRQDSPTGMGFTIGYWEIMSGSWQNINIYPQKILEVTKNDVARVADRYLTEDNRTVGYLLPRR
- a CDS encoding pitrilysin family protein, which gives rise to MIKKFIYFLLSLVVFLNFAFAFNIQRDTLENGFVILLSEAHKIPMVELKIVVKSGSVYDPLGKEGLANLTAKMLLRGTELHKGDELIEKIEYLGANIDVNTQEDYIEISGRVLSKDLYILLDIVSECLQRPSFDTTEFKRLQRQTYSEILSQLDDPFYVGQVAFRRFLFGTHPLNHDPLGFDTTIKKINIEDVKSFYNTYYAPNNTAIILVGDFNTDSVKCEIKKYFSNWRRKEIPVFSAQLPDSKGKKGMIINKDISQSYIFLGFFGPNNKIPDWMPTRVMNYILGGSGLTSRLATEIREKRGLAYSVYSFFARYNFGGYFIAGVQTKNESANEAINLILQEIKKVKEGVSNDELERAKKYYIGNFPLNFDTYREMTNFITRIEIENLGLNYPDRYEQMVKNVTINDIKEAANKYLKTNEVCLVIVGNVNKNMIKLEDIEWDK